Proteins from one Mycobacterium sp. SMC-2 genomic window:
- a CDS encoding ATP-dependent DNA ligase produces MDLPVMPPVSPMLAKPVRSIPPGASYEPKWDGFRSICFRDGDEVELGSRNERPMTRYFPELVAAVRAELPERCVIDGEIVIATDHGLDFEALQQRIHPADSRVRMLAEATPASFIAFDLLAVGDDDYTGRPFSERRAALVDALAGSGPSIHVTPATTDIDIAHRWFDEFEGAGLDGVIAKPLTVTYQPDKRVMFKIKHERTADCVVAGYRVHKSGGDAIGSLLLGLYQQDGQLASVGVIGAFPMAERRRLFAELQPLVTDFEGHPWSWAAHEAGERTPRKNEFSRWNAGKDLSFVPLRPERVVEVRYDHMEGRRFRHTAQFNRWRPDREPRSCTYEQLEQPVTFSLGDIVPGLGSG; encoded by the coding sequence ATGGACCTACCTGTGATGCCCCCGGTGTCGCCGATGCTGGCCAAACCGGTGCGGTCGATTCCGCCGGGCGCGTCATACGAGCCGAAATGGGACGGCTTCAGGTCCATCTGTTTCCGTGACGGGGACGAAGTCGAGCTGGGCAGTCGCAACGAGCGGCCCATGACGCGGTATTTCCCCGAGTTGGTGGCCGCGGTGCGGGCGGAGCTGCCCGAGCGCTGCGTGATAGACGGGGAGATCGTCATCGCCACCGACCACGGCCTGGATTTCGAGGCGCTACAACAACGCATCCATCCGGCGGATTCGCGGGTGCGGATGCTGGCCGAGGCGACGCCGGCGTCCTTCATCGCGTTCGACTTGCTTGCCGTGGGCGACGACGACTACACGGGGCGACCGTTCAGCGAGCGGCGCGCCGCCCTCGTCGACGCGCTGGCGGGATCCGGCCCGTCGATCCATGTCACGCCGGCCACCACCGACATCGATATCGCGCACCGCTGGTTCGACGAATTCGAGGGGGCCGGCCTCGACGGTGTCATCGCCAAGCCACTGACCGTCACCTATCAGCCCGACAAGCGCGTCATGTTCAAGATCAAGCACGAGCGGACCGCCGACTGCGTGGTCGCCGGCTATCGCGTGCACAAGTCCGGCGGTGACGCGATCGGCTCGCTGCTGCTCGGGCTCTACCAACAGGACGGCCAACTCGCGTCCGTCGGCGTGATCGGCGCCTTCCCGATGGCCGAACGGCGGCGCCTGTTCGCCGAACTGCAGCCGCTCGTCACCGATTTCGAAGGCCACCCGTGGAGCTGGGCCGCCCACGAGGCGGGCGAACGAACGCCGCGCAAGAACGAATTCTCGCGCTGGAACGCCGGAAAGGATCTTTCGTTCGTGCCGCTGCGGCCGGAGCGCGTGGTCGAGGTCCGCTACGACCACATGGAAGGGCGGCGTTTCCGTCACACCGCGCAGTTCAACCGGTGGCGCCCAGACCGCGAACCACGCTCGTGCACATACGAACAACTCGAGCAGCCGGTAACCTTCAGCCTCGGTGACATCGTGCCCGGCCTGGGATCGGGCTAG
- a CDS encoding cytochrome P450, whose protein sequence is MTSAPAEQAESQGLLLQLLDPANRPDPYRLCARFRDGGALRLPEANLAVFSSYRDCDEVLRHPSSSSDNVNSTVAKRQAEAGRAPRRQGPPGFLFLDPPDHTRLRRLVSKAFAPKVVSALEPDIRSLVDRMLGRIAEKGHFDVVEDFAYPLPVAVICRLLGVPLDDEPRFSRASALLAQALDPFSTITGVPPDVASERQRAAAWLRQYFHGLIERRRSRPGDDLLSGLIAVEESGDQLTEDEIVSTCNLLLIAGHETTVNLIGNAVLAMLRNPGRWTALATDAGRAPAIVEETLRYDPPVQLVGRIALANMMIGGTEVPAGDVMMLLIAAAHRDPAEFDRPDTFDPDRPALRHLGFGRGAHYCLGAPLARLEAGVALSAITARFPNARLAGAPQYKANVTLRGLSRLSVAV, encoded by the coding sequence ATGACGTCCGCGCCTGCCGAGCAGGCCGAATCCCAAGGGCTGCTGCTGCAGCTGCTGGACCCGGCCAACCGGCCCGACCCGTATCGACTCTGTGCGCGGTTTCGTGACGGCGGAGCGCTGCGACTGCCCGAAGCCAACCTGGCCGTCTTCTCGAGCTACCGAGATTGCGACGAGGTGTTGCGGCACCCGTCGTCAAGCAGCGACAACGTCAACTCGACGGTCGCCAAGCGGCAGGCCGAGGCCGGTAGGGCGCCACGCAGGCAGGGCCCGCCGGGCTTCTTGTTTCTCGATCCGCCCGACCACACCCGGCTGCGCAGGCTGGTCAGTAAGGCGTTCGCGCCGAAGGTGGTCAGCGCACTGGAGCCCGACATTCGGTCGCTGGTCGACCGAATGCTCGGTCGGATCGCCGAAAAGGGTCACTTCGACGTTGTCGAGGATTTCGCGTATCCGTTGCCGGTAGCGGTGATCTGCCGGCTGCTCGGCGTGCCGCTCGACGACGAGCCGCGGTTCAGCCGCGCGTCTGCGTTGCTGGCTCAGGCGCTGGACCCGTTTTCGACAATCACCGGCGTGCCGCCGGACGTCGCGAGCGAGCGGCAACGGGCCGCGGCGTGGCTGCGCCAATACTTCCACGGTCTGATCGAGCGCCGCCGATCGCGACCTGGCGACGACCTGCTGTCGGGACTGATCGCGGTGGAGGAGTCCGGAGATCAACTGACCGAGGACGAAATTGTCTCGACCTGCAATCTGCTCTTGATCGCGGGACACGAGACCACGGTGAATCTGATCGGGAATGCCGTGTTGGCGATGCTGCGCAATCCCGGGCGGTGGACCGCTCTGGCCACCGACGCCGGCCGGGCACCGGCGATCGTGGAAGAGACCCTGCGTTACGACCCGCCTGTGCAACTCGTCGGCCGAATTGCTCTCGCCAACATGATGATTGGCGGCACCGAGGTGCCCGCGGGCGATGTCATGATGTTGCTGATCGCCGCCGCCCACCGTGACCCTGCGGAGTTCGACCGACCCGATACCTTCGATCCGGATCGTCCGGCGTTGCGGCACTTGGGATTTGGCCGCGGAGCCCACTACTGTCTGGGGGCGCCCCTGGCCCGGTTGGAAGCCGGCGTGGCCCTGTCGGCGATAACGGCGCGCTTCCCGAACGCGCGGCTGGCCGGCGCGCCGCAATACAAGGCCAACGTCACGTTGCGCGGACTGTCGCGCCTCTCCGTCGCGGTCTAG
- a CDS encoding NUDIX domain-containing protein yields the protein MPKLSAGVLLYRTRDGAVEVLIAHPGGPFWARKDNGAWSIPKGEYADGEDPWAAAQREFAEELGLSVPAGHRLDLGQLKQPGGKVVTAFAVCGDLDVTDARSNTFEMEWPKGSGTLRQFPEVDRVGWFSVAQARGKLLKGQLGFLDRLMTHPDLAGLDEGA from the coding sequence ATGCCGAAGCTCAGTGCGGGCGTGCTGTTGTACCGGACCCGCGACGGCGCCGTCGAAGTCTTGATCGCACATCCGGGTGGGCCGTTCTGGGCGCGAAAGGACAACGGGGCCTGGTCGATTCCCAAGGGGGAGTACGCCGACGGCGAGGATCCCTGGGCCGCCGCGCAACGCGAGTTCGCCGAGGAGCTCGGGCTGTCGGTGCCGGCCGGACATCGGCTGGACCTCGGGCAGCTGAAACAGCCCGGTGGCAAGGTGGTCACCGCCTTCGCCGTCTGCGGCGACCTCGACGTTACCGACGCGCGCAGCAACACCTTCGAAATGGAGTGGCCGAAGGGGTCGGGCACGTTGCGGCAATTCCCGGAAGTCGATCGGGTGGGCTGGTTTTCGGTGGCGCAGGCGCGCGGCAAGCTACTCAAAGGCCAGCTTGGATTTCTGGACCGGCTGATGACGCATCCGGACTTGGCGGGTTTGGACGAAGGGGCTTGA
- a CDS encoding wax ester/triacylglycerol synthase family O-acyltransferase has product MELMMPTDAIFLLGESREHPMHVGGLQLFELPEGAGRGFVRDLYDRLVAQQDFQPTFRKHPAAFVGGIANLGWAYDKDIDIDYHVRRSAVPSPGRIRELLELTSRWHSSLLDRHRPLWETHIIEGLKDGRFAIYTKVHHALIDGVSAQKLMQRALSTDPGDPDVRAPWSLPKPKRKSSPVSPLSSVLHVAGSLAALAPSTLSLARAALLEQQLTLPFGAPRTMLNVKIGGARRCAAQSWSLDRIKSVKNAAGVTVNDVVLAMCAGALRYYLLEQNALPDTPLIAMVPVSLRTEDEADTGGNLVGAILCNLATDSDDPAERLQIISDSMRSNKKVFSQLPRFQALALSAMNTSALALAAVPGWVASTSPPFNIIISNVPGPTQPIYYGGARLDGNYPLSIALDGQALNITLSNNAGNLDFGLVGCRRSVPHLQRLLAHLESSLKDLERSVGF; this is encoded by the coding sequence ATGGAACTGATGATGCCCACCGACGCGATATTCCTGCTGGGAGAGTCGCGGGAGCATCCCATGCACGTCGGCGGCTTGCAGTTGTTCGAGCTGCCGGAGGGCGCCGGCCGCGGCTTCGTCCGGGATCTCTACGACCGCTTGGTTGCGCAGCAAGACTTCCAGCCCACCTTCCGCAAGCACCCGGCGGCGTTCGTCGGCGGCATCGCAAACCTGGGTTGGGCCTACGACAAAGACATCGACATCGACTACCACGTCCGGCGCTCGGCGGTGCCGTCGCCCGGCCGAATCCGTGAATTGCTCGAGCTGACTTCGCGGTGGCACAGCAGCCTGCTGGATCGGCATCGTCCGCTGTGGGAGACGCACATCATCGAGGGCCTCAAGGATGGGCGGTTCGCCATCTACACCAAGGTCCACCACGCGCTGATCGACGGCGTCTCCGCGCAGAAGCTGATGCAACGCGCGTTGTCGACGGACCCCGGCGACCCCGACGTCCGCGCGCCCTGGAGCCTGCCCAAACCCAAGCGCAAGAGCAGCCCGGTGAGCCCGCTGAGTTCCGTGCTGCATGTGGCCGGATCCCTTGCGGCGCTTGCCCCGTCGACCCTTTCGCTGGCGCGTGCGGCGCTGCTCGAGCAGCAGCTGACGTTGCCCTTCGGGGCTCCGCGCACCATGCTGAACGTCAAGATCGGCGGCGCACGCCGCTGCGCCGCGCAGTCATGGTCGTTGGACCGCATCAAAAGCGTCAAGAACGCGGCCGGCGTGACCGTCAACGATGTCGTCCTGGCGATGTGTGCGGGTGCCCTGCGCTACTACCTGCTCGAGCAGAACGCGCTGCCGGACACACCGCTGATCGCGATGGTCCCGGTGAGCCTGCGCACCGAAGACGAGGCCGACACCGGGGGCAACCTCGTCGGCGCCATTCTGTGCAACCTCGCCACCGACAGCGACGATCCCGCTGAGCGGCTGCAGATCATCAGCGATTCGATGCGCAGCAACAAGAAGGTGTTTTCGCAGTTGCCCCGCTTCCAGGCACTGGCGCTGTCCGCGATGAACACGTCAGCGCTGGCTTTGGCGGCGGTTCCGGGCTGGGTGGCCTCCACGTCGCCGCCGTTCAACATCATCATTTCCAACGTGCCGGGGCCGACTCAGCCTATCTACTACGGGGGCGCCCGGCTCGACGGCAACTACCCGCTGTCCATCGCGCTGGACGGGCAGGCGCTCAACATCACCCTGTCCAACAACGCCGGGAACCTGGACTTCGGCCTGGTGGGATGCCGGCGCAGCGTGCCGCACCTGCAGCGGCTACTCGCGCACCTGGAGTCGTCGCTCAAGGACCTGGAACGTTCGGTCGGGTTCTGA